From a region of the Falco cherrug isolate bFalChe1 chromosome 9, bFalChe1.pri, whole genome shotgun sequence genome:
- the SLC25A16 gene encoding solute carrier family 25 member 16 isoform X2 — MSSERGSLRLGGVFSTLCAVPKKEGYLGLYKGNGAMMIRIFPYGAIQFMAFDQYKKVIKKQLGISGHVHRLMAGSMAGITAVICTYPLDMVRVRLAFQVKGEHKYMGIIHAFKMIYTKEGGFCGFYRGLMPTVVGMAPYAGFSFFTFGTLKSIGLAQAPNLLGRPSLDNPDVLVLKTHVNLLCGGIAGAIAQTISYPLDVTRRRMQLGAVLPDSEKCLTMVQTLKYVYQQHGIRRGLYRGLSLNYIRCIPSQAVAFTTYELMKQFLHLN; from the exons ATGAGTTCAGAAAGGGGTTCACTGAGGCTGGGAG GAGTGTTTTCTACATTGTGTGCTGTCCCCAAAAAGGAAGGTTACCTTGGGCTGTATAAAGGAAATGGGGCAATGATGATTAGAATCTTTCCGTATGGCGCAATTCAGTTTATGGCATTTGACCAATATAAAAAG GTAATAAAGAAACAACTTGGGATTTCAGGGCACGTGCATCGATTAATGGCTGGATCCATGGCAG GTATTACAGCAGTGATTTGTACTTACCCTCTTGATATGGTTAGAGTTCGTCTGGCATTCCAAGTAAAAGGGGAACACAAGTACATGGGAATTATCCATGCATTCAAGATGATTTacacaaag gaaGGTGGTTTTTGTGGGTTCTACAGAGGGCTGATGCCAACTGTTGTAGGAATGGCACCATATGCGG gtttttcattttttaccttTGGTACCTTAAAGAGCATTGGACTTGCTCAAGCACCTAACTTGCTTGGACGGCCTTCATTAGATAATCCCGATGTCTTAGTTTTGAAAACACATGTAAATCTGCTGTGTGGTGGCATAGCTGGAGCAATAGCTCAGACGATATC ATATCCCCTTGATGTAACTCGTAGGCGAATGCAGTTAGGAGCAGTTCTCCCAGACTCTGAAAAGTGCCt tacaatGGTGCAGACACTGAAATACGTGTATCAACAACATGGAATACGAAGAGGATTATACCGTGGTTTATCTCTAAATTACATTCGTTGTATTCCTTCCCAGGCTGTGGCTTTCACCACATATGAACTTATGAAACAATTCTTGCACCTCAACTAA
- the SLC25A16 gene encoding solute carrier family 25 member 16 isoform X5 — protein MMIRIFPYGAIQFMAFDQYKKVIKKQLGISGHVHRLMAGSMAGITAVICTYPLDMVRVRLAFQVKGEHKYMGIIHAFKMIYTKEGGFCGFYRGLMPTVVGMAPYAGFSFFTFGTLKSIGLAQAPNLLGRPSLDNPDVLVLKTHVNLLCGGIAGAIAQTISYPLDVTRRRMQLGAVLPDSEKCLTMVQTLKYVYQQHGIRRGLYRGLSLNYIRCIPSQAVAFTTYELMKQFLHLN, from the exons ATGATGATTAGAATCTTTCCGTATGGCGCAATTCAGTTTATGGCATTTGACCAATATAAAAAG GTAATAAAGAAACAACTTGGGATTTCAGGGCACGTGCATCGATTAATGGCTGGATCCATGGCAG GTATTACAGCAGTGATTTGTACTTACCCTCTTGATATGGTTAGAGTTCGTCTGGCATTCCAAGTAAAAGGGGAACACAAGTACATGGGAATTATCCATGCATTCAAGATGATTTacacaaag gaaGGTGGTTTTTGTGGGTTCTACAGAGGGCTGATGCCAACTGTTGTAGGAATGGCACCATATGCGG gtttttcattttttaccttTGGTACCTTAAAGAGCATTGGACTTGCTCAAGCACCTAACTTGCTTGGACGGCCTTCATTAGATAATCCCGATGTCTTAGTTTTGAAAACACATGTAAATCTGCTGTGTGGTGGCATAGCTGGAGCAATAGCTCAGACGATATC ATATCCCCTTGATGTAACTCGTAGGCGAATGCAGTTAGGAGCAGTTCTCCCAGACTCTGAAAAGTGCCt tacaatGGTGCAGACACTGAAATACGTGTATCAACAACATGGAATACGAAGAGGATTATACCGTGGTTTATCTCTAAATTACATTCGTTGTATTCCTTCCCAGGCTGTGGCTTTCACCACATATGAACTTATGAAACAATTCTTGCACCTCAACTAA
- the SLC25A16 gene encoding solute carrier family 25 member 16 isoform X4: MAQFSLWHLTNIKRNRFLNSLSYLIKAWKPVSNFVLGCKVIKKQLGISGHVHRLMAGSMAGITAVICTYPLDMVRVRLAFQVKGEHKYMGIIHAFKMIYTKEGGFCGFYRGLMPTVVGMAPYAGFSFFTFGTLKSIGLAQAPNLLGRPSLDNPDVLVLKTHVNLLCGGIAGAIAQTISYPLDVTRRRMQLGAVLPDSEKCLTMVQTLKYVYQQHGIRRGLYRGLSLNYIRCIPSQAVAFTTYELMKQFLHLN, translated from the exons ATGGCGCAATTCAGTTTATGGCATTTGACCAATATAAAAAG AAACCGCTTCTTAAATAGTCTCAGTTATTTGATAAAAGCCTGGAAACCAGTTTCCAACTTCGTTCTAGGTTGTAAG GTAATAAAGAAACAACTTGGGATTTCAGGGCACGTGCATCGATTAATGGCTGGATCCATGGCAG GTATTACAGCAGTGATTTGTACTTACCCTCTTGATATGGTTAGAGTTCGTCTGGCATTCCAAGTAAAAGGGGAACACAAGTACATGGGAATTATCCATGCATTCAAGATGATTTacacaaag gaaGGTGGTTTTTGTGGGTTCTACAGAGGGCTGATGCCAACTGTTGTAGGAATGGCACCATATGCGG gtttttcattttttaccttTGGTACCTTAAAGAGCATTGGACTTGCTCAAGCACCTAACTTGCTTGGACGGCCTTCATTAGATAATCCCGATGTCTTAGTTTTGAAAACACATGTAAATCTGCTGTGTGGTGGCATAGCTGGAGCAATAGCTCAGACGATATC ATATCCCCTTGATGTAACTCGTAGGCGAATGCAGTTAGGAGCAGTTCTCCCAGACTCTGAAAAGTGCCt tacaatGGTGCAGACACTGAAATACGTGTATCAACAACATGGAATACGAAGAGGATTATACCGTGGTTTATCTCTAAATTACATTCGTTGTATTCCTTCCCAGGCTGTGGCTTTCACCACATATGAACTTATGAAACAATTCTTGCACCTCAACTAA